A part of Ursus arctos isolate Adak ecotype North America chromosome X, UrsArc2.0, whole genome shotgun sequence genomic DNA contains:
- the PRR32 gene encoding proline-rich protein 32 — MACIENVLGGHAPSLNGVVADERGLQEPRPDDMCIQCPSSTPKSDAETWGHHRVLLRPPLNVLTDLAVEQLERPSETETVGACIPVDSPSAHKHPYAPPPAVAEESLATAEVNSSEGLAGWRLRGQDSINVSQEFSGSPPALMIGGPRVSSGGTERGGNNARLYMALPRGQGFFPSRGPQVRGPPHIPTVRSGVMMELLPGNTRMAGKERLAHVSFPPRGPRHPVENWPRPLPLSSSTPSLPSRSPVHCFIPPRPPSFSPFLAMPIAFAPPPIFGPPLPSYFANFPSWGMPSPAPSNRENN, encoded by the exons ATGGCTTGTATTGAAAACGT GCTTGGTGGGCATGCCCCTTCACTCAATGGAGTAGTTGCAGATGAGCGTGGGTTACAGGAGCCGCGCCCCGACGACATGTGCATCCAGTGTCCGAGTTCCACGCCAAAAAGTGATGCGGAGACTTGGGGCCACCATCGCGTCCTGCTGAGACCTCCCCTCAATGTGCTGACTGACCTGGCGGTAGAGCAGCTGGAGCGCCCCTCCGAGACCGAGACCGTAGGAGCCTGCATTCCTGTCGACAGTCCAAGTGCTCACAAACACCCCTATGCGCCACCACctgctgttgcggaagagtcccTGGCAACAGCAGAAGTAAATAGCTCTGAGGGGTTGGCAGGCTGGAGGCTTAGGGGACAGGATTCTATTAATGTGTCCCAGGAATTCTCTGGCAGCCCTCCCGCACTGATGATAGGGGGGCCAAGGGTCAGCAGTGGGGGCACCGAGAGAGGTGGCAATAATGCAAGGCTATACATGGCTTTGCCACGAGGTCAGGGGTTCTTTCCATCCAGAGGTCCACAAGTAAGAGGCCCCCCACATATCCCCACCGTTAGATCAGGGGTAATGATGGAGCTGCTTCCAGGAAATACAAGAATGGCCGGCAAGGAAAGGCTGGCTCATGTTTCTTTCCCACCCCGAGGCCCCCGGCACCCCGTGGAGAATTGGCCAAGGCCTCTCCCCTTGTCTTCCAGTACTCCCAGTTTACCGTCTCGCTCTCCTGTTCATTGCTTTATACCTCCTCGACCTCCAAGTTTCAGTCCATTTCTTGCTATGCCTATTGCTTTTGCTCCACCCCCGATATTTGGACCACCACTACCTTCTTACTTTGCCAATTTTCCTTCCTGGGGCATGCCTTCTCCTGCGCCCTCAAACAGAGAGAACAACTGA